ATGCATCTGTATAAATTTGATGCCAGTTAGGCCATTTACTATTGacattgcaattaaaattttcattggcattaaaatcagatttttcAATGCCAAGAGAAAAGCAAATCACTGGAGAAAGTAAGAGAGAATCATAAGAAGCGCCAAATAAAGGAAGCACCTGAAAAGAATGAGTTGGGGCttgtaattgtttgaatttcaggAAACTTTTTAACAGACAAGGTAAAGGTTTATGTGAAGAGGGTACTTTTTTAGAAAGAAACTCTAGTTTCGAAATGAGGGGATGATTATGGAACTGAACAATTCTAAAAATGAATCTATCGGACAGATATTGACGTCTTAAGTTTAAAGGAGGGTCACAACATTCTATTTGCAGAGCATTAACCGGACTCGATTTCATGGCACCAGAAACAATCCTCAAAGCCCTAGACTGTATGAGATCTAGTTTTCTAAAGCCAGCCACATTACCTGGGTCTAAGAAAAAGGTCCCAAAATCCAGTACACTTCTAATGACAGCATTATACACCAACCTCAGTGTAGCCGGGTGAGCACCCCACCAAACCCCACCGAGACATCTCAGCATGTTCAAGTTTCGCTCACATTTACTAACCACAAATTCGCAGTGTGGTTGACCCGTTAGTTTAGAATCAAGAATAGCTCCTAAGAACTTAACTTGATTCCTAATGGGTAATATATCCCCATCATATGTTATATTAAGTGAGCAAGGAGTACGGGATTTGGTGAAAAGTACAACAGTACTTTTTGAGGGAGACAGATCAAGGCCATTTGCATCCATCCAGATTTTTAGCAAAGATAAAGAGGAGGAAACATATCGTTCAGCAGTACTTACAGACATATCAGAGGCATAAATAACCAAGTCATCGGCATACTGTAATAAACTTGCTGAATCTCCGACTGAACCTTCTAGatcatatgtataaatattgtacaataaaggACTCAGAACAGACCCCTGTGGCAAACCTCTCCATACCAGCCTACTAGGCTTATAAGGGCCGCcaacatctaaaataattttcctctccgaaagaagatttacaatggaattagttaaaaaatcgggaacctttaatttatctaatttactttttagaatATGTAATAGAACGTTATCATAAGCCGAATTAATATCCAAAAAAGCAGCAACTACTGACTTTTTATCTGAGAAAGCATTACGAATATCCGTAACTAATATGCCTAAATTGTCCCCCACACTTTTACCTTTTCGAAATCCAAACTGAGTttgggacagatattcgttattttctatataccaTTCAAgccgatttttaattaaatgttcaacaACTTTTGTGATCACCGATGACAAAACTATCGGACGATATGATTTGATATCAGATTGTACCTTAGACGGCTTTAAAAATGGCAATACTATTTGACTTCGCCATGACGGTGGAATGTCACCtgtcagtaaaattttatttattaaatttaaaaagtaatttaatcctTTTTCGCCAAGGTGAGACAAAAAGGAATATGGAATCCCATCTTCCCCTGGAGCACTGTCTTTGACGTGATTTAATACACCTTTTAACTCCactaacgtaaaagttagattTAGAGAAGGGGCATCAGAGTTATATTGCTTATAAGACAGGATAGGATCGTTGAGTGGAGCAGAAGGAGGAGCCAAACGATCAAGGAATTGATCTGCTAATTCTATAGGCAGCAACAATGCGTTAGAAGGATTGACAGCTGATCTAAATCTTTTGATATTTCGCCATATGACAGTAGCATGTGTTTCAGGTGATATAGTGCTACAAAATTTCCTCCACCcgtcaaatttcttttttttaaatagttttctaaCCTCTTTCATTATAGTCATTAATGCCTCGTAGTTTTTCATAGACATATTATTGCGATAATTACGCTCTGCTGCCTTGCGTTTCTGTATAGCATTGGTACATTCTTCATCCCACCACGGTGGAGATGACAACTTATTACTACGCGGCTTTTTCTTTGGAAAAACATTATCAGCCGATTCTAACAAAAtagctttgaaataattattatctatgacaTTAACTTCTgagcaattattaattttctcttCTATTAATAACGTGTATTGACTCCATTTAGAGTCTATGATTTTGTGTTTGAGGCGAGAGTTTTGAATACAcattgtatccttttttttacaggGAAATGAAATGATTATGGGATAGTGATCACTATTATAAGTGGAACACAAAGTAGACCAAGATAGAGAAGATGCTAACTGGGGAGTACAAATGGACAGGTCAATGGCACTAATTACTTCACCAGGCTTTGTGAGGCGAGTAGGAGAACCCGAGTTTAAAATGCACAGGCTATACATGTCTAAGATATCTAATAATTCATAACCATAACTATTAGATACTGAACTACCCCAAGATGTGTGATGAGAGTTGAAATCACCCAGAATCATGAAAGGCCGAGGAAGAactgaaattaagtttttaatttcattgaagaTTTGCAAGGAGGGATGAGGGACATAGATAGAGACAAAACAGATACCATCAACAATAGCTGCAATGACAGAAAAGCAGTTACTATGTGAAGGGAGAGGGAAGGAAGAAAAGGTGCTAGAGTTTCTGATGAGTAGGCATACACCACCATATCCATCAGCCCTGTCTTCTCTTAAGCACGAATAACCAGggattttgaatacaaaatctGGCTTTAGCCAGGTTTCAgatagagaaaatataaaaggattaaaagtatttataatatgtataatttcatgctttttgtttataatactgCGGCAATTCCATTGAACTAACTTGTCCATGTtggccattattaatattagtataagtacGAATTAAATTAGCAGCGTGGGACGGTATAGATAAATTGGGTTCAGAAAGTAATTTGATCAATATAGTAATTAACTCTGCTATTGTCTGTTGTGAATTTGCATTAGACGAGGATGGTAATGCACATCCATTAGAAGGCTCTGGCATATTGTAGTCCCTTACAAGAGACTCATGTGCTACAtgatcaaaacctttactgtgtTGAGGAGGAGTTCTGGGTTTAGTgaagactgtttttttataagatattgTACGTGAGGATGGTGAACCAGGCAATACTGTATTTCCACCAGGAACAGATTTAGTTGGGAGAGAGGATACAATATCAGCAAATGATTTAGAAATGGGGGGATGTAATTTTGACGCTTCAATATAGGATAAGCTATTCTCTGCCATTGTTACTTTAATATCTGTTTGTCTCACGTACTCTGGACACTTTTTGCTCGAAGCAAAGTGCAGCCCAGAACATAAGCAGCAAGATACACAGTCTTCCTCCACATTACAAGTATCTCCAGTGTGGCCCTGACCACACTTGAAGCACCTGGGCTTTGACCTACATTGGACCTTGGTGTGCCCAAAGCGGCAACAATTAAAGCACTGGATGGTTGGgtatatatacaatttaacaGGCATAGAATTATAACACATAAATACACGTTTGGGCAAAACTTGTCCATCAAATGTAAACACGACTGTTTGCGAAGGTTTCCATGTGGGTGTGTTGTTTATCATGACTTTATAGTTTAGTCTTCTAATTTTCAGAATTTCCCCACACCCAATGGGTACATTAGTGTTCTGCATAATATCTTCAGGGGACCACTCAGTTGGGACTCCCCTAACTAAACCCATCCTCGTAATGTTAAAAGTTGGGATAAAAGCCTTCATGTTGTTTGTAGCTAAGCAGTTTGAAGTGACAAAGCTGTTAGCGtctgtataattattaaaagaaagtgtCATTTTATTTCGGCCAATACGTTTCAAACttccattaacaatatttttgaaaaaatttttttttaaaaatctgccaAACACAACTGGGTGTAATGTTgtaccatcatcatcagcagACTGTATTTTCTGCACGTGTACCACAAACGGGCCGTGGTCATTGGCATCATAACTAGCCCTACCAATTTGTGTGGAGGCTTTATGAGACATATCAGTGGGAGGAACGGGCTTTGAAGATGTATCAGTGCAAGGACCAGGTGCAGGCAAATCAATAGTGCTCTCAGTAAATTCGTCTTTGCATTGACAGTCCgattgtttaaatgtttctgtattattttttcttttccttttgttacaatttttacaaattttgtggAGCTGGTTACGCTTCAGCTTCCTTTTAGACACCAAAGAGCAGTCAGAATCCATTCCGGATTCGTTGGAGATTGTGACAAATGCAACCGCGGGGGGCGCTGTGCCCCCCGGGTCCGGAGGCtcgttcatataaatataaaaaacttaccccaactcgaagaaaaaaagaataaaatacaaaaaaatttaaataataataaaaattacaaatatatacaagttttaactattctgatcacttaatagattaaaaaaaaatatttttcaacaaattcaaacaaaaaccgcgcccgccaaATTCAAAGGTTTCCCGCGTTTTTTCTTTCATATATCTAtaactatacatacatataatagtgaTGTGCAGTGCTGCCAggttgattttaaaaaaatacagtgcTCCGCATGTAAAATTACAGTAGATCGTTAGGAAACTACAGTAAAATCTCATTACAGTgtttttacattgaaaaaaacatactttaatTGGAATTATCGATGTATTTAATAATCActataatttgtaatttgttgttataattataatttgtcagTCAATATCTGTATCACTGTCACTTAAGGGttcgtttttatatattgtGTGCATAAGTCTTCATCATTTTTTAATTTGGGTTATAATTTATACTATTAGCAGAATTTCTTAAAATGGGTTGGCGTGCTAATATGTTGCCCTTGATGGTATTTGTGATTaatctatttcatttttttttgttttaatatcattaatttCGCGAAATTTCTTTCACATTCTGCGTTAGAATGGGGTTGGCAACTGTCAAAGTGGCGCTGGTGTGCATTGTTCCCATAACATTCAATATTTGTATAGgaatttttgattaaaaattattttaaacacaatGACGCGCTGTTTTGTGCCAATATGCTCAGAAATTTGAGTAAATCAATTCCCGAAGGACAAGAAAATTGGAAGACTGTGGTTAAAGGCCATTTGACGCGAAAAAAGTACTCCCACAAAAAGTTCGAGGTTATGTCGTAAACACTTTGTGAAATCTGACTATGAAAACATTAGTAAATACACAGGTATGCTTCTTtctgtcaaatatttataatgcaTGACTAGGTGCAGCAAACATCTTTGttctcttattaaaaaaatccaataataaTTAGTTAGGCACACTATTAGTTGCTAACATATTTTGCAAGTAGATTTATGCTGTAACAAACACAAAATCAGACTGGAGGAAACACATTCCTCATGAGCTGTTGTTCATTATCAGCCGTTACTATTGAAAGTTCCATCTAAATCGCTGCATCCAttgtaataacaaatattttgaaactatgGTCAGGTTTCCTTGTTatagtatatttaaatgttattcttTATGTTGTAGGTGTCAAACATTAACATAAATATCTGAAGAAAGGTGCTGTACCATCTATATTTTCATGGAATATGAAACCAGTTTCTGAAGAAACAAAAAGTAGAGAACAAAGGTTACAAACTCGTAACCTTAAAAAACAACTTTTTAGCCTGCCCAACACTTCCCAACACTGTGAAGATATAGTACCCCTTGAAGAACACAGCAATATGCATTTTGATTCAAATGTCTCAAGAAATtctaatagaaaataataactcTAGTATAGATGAAACAATTACAAGGCATCATATTACTATTGGAACTCAAACATCCAATATATTAAGATTGTTCTCTACAGAGCTATTACTTGTAGACGATGAGACAATGCAATACTACACCGGGTTGGAAACAGCATCTAAGTTTTCATTAGTTTTAATCACATTTTTGCCAATGGCAAATGATATAAGGTATCGCTGGAGTAGAGTGGTCGGCATATCAATAGAACATCAATTTTTAATGTTACTAATTAAGCTTAGAAGAAACACAACAGATTTTGAATTAAGTAAAATTTTCGGTGTAAGTAAAACTAAGTCTAATATTGTTGTAACATGgataaattttgtcagtgaTATCTAGAGCCTAATTGACATTTGGCCTAGCCAgcttagtaaattattatatgcCTAATTGTTTTAGAACACATTATCCCTCCACAAGGGTCATTATAGATGGGACTGAAATAGGCATACAGAAGCCTAGTCAACCTGATGCTCAAAAAGCGTCATTTAGTtcttataaacataaaaatacctTGAAAATTTTTGGTAGGAGCTTCACCAGGGGGATTATTATCATATGTTTCAAACGGCTACGCTGGTTCTGCAAGTGATCGACAGATAGTAGAATGAAGTAAGCTGCTGCAGATTTGTGATTCTGGAGATAGTATTAAGGCACACAGAGGTTGTAATGTACAGGATCTGTTTGCCtctaagggtcgattcgaccaaacaagagtaaatcttattcttagaataactcgtcagttaatcgagagtaaatcaattttacgttttaccaactacaattctaagaatagtgggcctattcgggaattgctactataccgccgtttcgcacggaataacggagctattcctagaataaagtaatggcgtctgtcagtccaacatctgatttctgtcatttcataaatatttattctgttttaatttcaagtcaacgcaatgcactaaatgattattaatagtctgaatgcaacgtttaaacgaaaaaagataaaaccacacgacaaaacttgacaattccctcaaacaaacaagaaataaaaataatacgtttgacagctggatatcttacacaacagctactttttcacactaaaatacggcaaaatcgagttgacgatttgtatgctcttacactatgccgttgaacaacaacatttatttgccggattttatttttgttcaccattcactctgctattcgcgtattgttattcctagcgcaagtatacgtggaaaaacgactatgaatttactcgagattaaaatcatggaataggttattcctcgtatagttactcgagtttaaatttaagtttggtcgaatccgcccTAAAGGAATTAGTATAAATATCCCATCTTTTTTAAAAGGTAAATCACAAATCCCAGGTGTTCAGTTAAAGATAGATCAAAAATTAGTTAGTCAGAGGGTTCACAGagaacaattaatttcatatgtGTAATGTTATGTAATTTTAGAGAAGGaattgtcaataaaaataattaaaaatattcctgattttttattttcgacAAGTGTGTATAGTTATAATAcagatatttttcataaaatgcttctttgaaaatattttcataaaagatatctgatttatttaacatatattattatttataaaattattgtctttTTCAACATAAATCACTTTGATGTCCTTGTAGGTGTAAATGACCAAGTTGCAGTATGTTTTGCCTGAGCAGTATAACTGCCCTtggatttgataataatatggcCAGGTTTTTTTTAGAAACAATATCCCGTTACATTGTTCTAAGTAAGGCACCGTTGTtacatttatttcatgttttctgCTAGCGTATGGACATTTCACTTCAATTATAGTTTCTTCGCCCAACACACCATCAGGAGATGGAGCAAGATATGGTCGCTTTTGGCTAATGAAAATGCCACATGGCTCCACTAGCAAATCatatatattaacatattttgctagagcaattttttaattttgtttcaaaattaaaattttggtcaTATAGCTCTAAtctgaaaaaagtaaaataacacATTAGTTGGTAGGTAATGTGTGTATTAAGAGCAATTCTTTTTGCACATGCTACAAAGAATAAAGTTCCTAAGGtacacaatttaatattattataatagctaCCGGAAACAGTTTGAGAGAAGTCttctaagttaaaataaaacatcaacATTGTACCTTTCGACAAAATCCACTTTTTTTCCTCTTAAAGATGCACCACGTTTTCTCAACTCCTCCTTCAATTCTTTAACTATTCAGTTGGATACATGTTGTAAAACTGTTTAGCACTACTTAGAAAGTAATAAGAACCGTATCAAAGTCACAAAATGCCGAAATATCACGAACGCAAAACACACAAAATGGCGGCTCTCTGTGACAAGGGAACAAGCTACGCTGGCGACATCTGAGAAAAGCTTTAACCGGCCAACCCCTAGAATTTCATCACGAAATTTCTGCttataagttttctttttttcggCGTAGTGCCTTCGTCGTCGCTTCCACGAGCCGACATTTTTAATGATATGTAACGGACGTCACGTCAGCTGgcatgccctgccgccagccaagccgccaagccatgTTATAAGTTTATTGCACTTGGCTGAATTCAGACGTTAgaattcagaagcaaatttaGAAGCTTCTGGTTACACTATTCTAaattcagttactgaatcaattgTCAGTTTAAACGCGACGAAGTAAGACGTGTCGTGTGCGTAAGAGGATGGCCCCAGTATTGttaaacaacaatttttttgtttttgtttttatgttttttttcaatttctcaaaataaaaagaaataaaaacaagaatatcggtgaagaaatatttattgctgtgcggagtgttagcaaatatgaacattatgagTGATTTAGAACCAGCAGACTTCAGAAAATATCTATAAATGGATTCGATCTCGTTTGACCTAATATTAAACCTTGTGACACCGTTTATTCAAAAGCAGAGTACTATCCTACGATCGtctattatatatctattacatatttaattctacgatagtataagtccaaaagaaagattggttgtaacattaagatttcttgcaacaggaaattcgtatacttaaagatttaaaatttagttcttcaATATCCCAACCCCTGAACAATAATAAGACAAATCATGGGTGTGGGGCCGTGAACAAAACGAGAGTTTCGAACAACTGGAAAACCGTTATGCGCCAAACCTACGCTAGCTTTGTATGATCCTATGCTTTCTATGGAAATACATACCGATGAGTGTATATTAGGAATTGCTAATATgctattacaaaaacaaactgaCAACTCTACTTCTGAGGTTATAAAAACTTCACATTAAGGCCCTATAAAAGTATAGCCCATATGTCCGATAGCGCTAGTAGTTCCGATGAGCAGCTCGAAACTGAAGAccttattgatttattattattattattattattttttattgcttagatggatggatgagctcacagcccacctgatgttaagtggttactggaacccatagacatctacaacgtaaatgcgccacccacctcgagatataagttctaaggtctcagtatacttacaacggctaccccactcttcgaaccgaaacgcattactgcttcacggcggaaacaggcggggtggtggtacctacccatgcggactcccaagaggtccgaccaccagtgattacgcaaattataattttgcgggtttgatttttattacacgatgttattccttcaccgtggaagtcagtcgtgaacatttgtcgagtacgtatttcattagaaaaattggtacccgcctgcgggattcgaacaccggtgcattgcttcatacgaatgcaccggacgtcttatcctttaggccacgacgacttttagagagctaaatgtttttgtgtgttcCCCATTGCGGGAGCAATTGTTGCAGGATAGCCGaatgtaacggacgtgacgtcagctgtcatgccctgccgccagctAAGCCGCCAAGCCATGTTAACACTCCCCCTTCTGCGCCACTGCCGctagccaaagccaacgaaggggggatagtgttaataaaacaagccatgCCGGCCATTTCTACCTGCTTTCTGCTTtcttgcacaaataaaagaacttgtcgttacgctgctggttttttttgtcacatcatttgcaacagataattttaaaagttataagtactaattataatacaattaatcCGAACAATCTAGCCACTGTTTCAAAATGAGCACTTTAATGTAACGTTATAAACTTACTTACTACTATCCGCAACATTACAAGGGTAACATACAGTAAACAAAGAATATGCTAAATGTAATCATCTCAATTTTGTCAAATAATAGTTATTTATAATCTATTCCCCGTTCTGTGGGAATTCCCCGGCCCAAGAGGTAGGTAATGCTTGAATAATAACACAGTGCAGTTCGTTTCACGCAATTAATGGTGAATCTTCTTTTCGGTGGTTAATATTAAAAGTAACTAGTTACCTTTACTAACATTAACTGCATTGTTCACCATAGATAATAGTACCTACACTATATTTAATGTTAGTTCACTTTGATGTACATACCTTGAAATTATGGCTTGAGATGCCCTGTATCAgttaatatactatatataggTCTACGGGTAATACTGATCAAAAAACTGAAAGGACAAATAGTGTTGTCTATAAATGTCTCTAATTTAATCTATAAAAGGTCATTTTATTTCTCATTCTATTATCTTAACTTCTTATCACTTGTTTATTCGAAACTTTAAATAGGTATTTAGTTATCGCAATACTTACGaatttaaggaagatttttttaACCCGACCAATTTCACATCTTAGTTCATTGGATTCGTTTGAAATCAAAATCGAAGTGGCAGTGCAAATTTCAAACCACATTCATCATTCTTCAACTACTTTCAACATTACATAGTGCAGATGTACCTAAAATAGTGCAGACAAGTTACTCTATCGAATAATTAAAACGCTATACAGTGTTACCCTTATCTAGTAAATATCTTTTATATATTGTGTACCGGACTGGTACATAATTATAGGGAACTTAAAACTGGTAAATTGTTTATCTGTTACTCTagtgatttaaaattgtaaaaaagattaaaaagaAGAATAAGGGGAACAATTAACTTACAAAGAAATGGCTTCTGCAGAACTCACAAGTTTGGATGAAGTAATATCAAATTCATTAAAGGGTAAAGAACTAGAAGAGTTTAATAGAATTCACTATGGAAGAATAGACCAATGTGCTTTGTTTATCAGTTCCGTTGCTGCCCAAAAAGCCGCTAGCAATGGATTTGAAATAAAAGCTTATGATTTTCCTGCAAGAAAAGAAGAATGCAGGAAACCTCGCATTGTAAGATTAGGCCTCATACAACATTCTATTGCTATCTCTACTGATAACCCAATTACTCAACAACGACTAGCTATATTCGAAAAGGTTCAAAAGATCATATCTGCTGCAGCTGCAGAGCAAGTTAATATTCTTTGTTTACAAGAAGCTTGGAACATGCCCTTTGCATTTTGTACAAGAGAAAAGCAACCATGGTGTGACTTTGCAGAACCTGTGTTGACTGGCCCTAGCACAGTTTTTTTAGCAGAGCTTGCAGTGAAGTATGACATGGTTATCATATCTCCAATTTTAGAACGAGATGATATTCATGGAGATACTATTTGGAATACAGCAGTAGTTATCAATGAATTTGGAAAGGTAATAGGAAAACACCGTAAAAACCACATTCCAAGGGTTGGAGATTTCAATGAATCTACATATTATTTTGAAGGTAATACTGGTCATCCagtatttgaaacaaaatatgGTAAAGTTGCCATCAATATTTGCTATGGTCGTCACCATCCACTAAACTGGCTAATGTTTGGTATCAATGGTGCTGAAATTGTATTTAACCCATCAGCAACAGTTTCAGGTTTAAGTGAACATTTGTGGGCAGTTGAAGCTCGCAATGCAGCTATAGCCAACAGTTATTATACATGTGCTATAAACAGAGTAGGAACTGAATCATTCCCAAATGAATTTACATCTGGAGATGGAAAACCAGCACATAAAGATTTTGGACACTTCTATGGTTCTAGCTATGTGACAGCACCTGATGGTAGCAGAACTCCAGGCCTGTCTCGAATTAAGGATGGTTTACTTATTGCCCAAGTTGATCTAAACTTGTGTCGCCAAATTAAAGACAAGTGGGGATTCACTATGACTCAACGCCTTGACTTATATGCTCAAAGTCTAAATGAAGCTATAAAGCATGATTATGTACCTCAAGTGGTACACAAGTAATAAAGATTCAATTTACCAATCATGAATcctacaattttattatagtgTTACTGAACAGATCTGTTAATATTGTTAATTCTGCTAAATTTAAACTCTGTTTTAGTCTACTTTAATTTTTAGACATAATTGGTGTTTCACTGCATTACAGACTTTAATAAAGATTGTTAATTGttagaaaatgttttattatatgcaatagattaaaataaaacaatattttataaaacattgTGTATCAATGAGAATAATACAGATGTGagttatacataaatatagggATTCAATTGGGACacatttgataaaaataaatatgtatttcacaTTGTGTTGTCAACACCTGGGTTACTGTACTATGTTTATTGAAACTGAGGACCACAACATGTGCTGAATTCATTTGAAATTGcctaatttgtttattattaattactacaATAATGCTTAGCTTGTCATGTTGGCTGAGGTTGACAGATATAAAAACACAATCTACTATTAAAAATTACCACATGTACCCCAAACCATTACTGTAAAATTAGTTAATCACTAAGCACTAATTTTCTATGCAGTCTTTGCACGGATGGCAGCACGCTTGCCAGTCACAGCTTGGAAACCAGATTTAATGCTAGCCACTGAACAACGAGACCCACATGTCTCACATTGAAGGAAGAATAATCTAGTATCTTTCTGTAAAATTGTATCAGGGGAGCGGCATGTATGACATGTTACATACTCTTTTATATACCGACGTAAAACATTCTCTATCTGTTTTTGTTGGAAGCGACCTTTGATAATTAGTTGACTGTTTCCATCCACTGAACCACTAGTACCCAATTCCGCCAGAAGAAAATCCAACAAATGCTTGGCCTGCCGATGCAAAGTTTTACAAATTTCCGTAAAATTGGCAAAGGAGGTTTTCTTTGTACCAATTCGGACTACTTGGGGTGGTCTCATTATGAACTTTTGCTTTTTACCAGATACCATGCTTGGGTTCTTTTCCCGCATAATATCAAAAACTCGTTCTAGAAGTTCGTCATATGAGTAATCATGATCACTTCCAACCCATTCACCGTGCTCATCTTCCACATTTTCTTGATCTTCTCCTCTGACATCTTCTTCTGTGACCAGTTCATCTACATTTTTATCCTTCTTcctctttttctttttcgtCTTAGTGAAATCTA
Above is a window of Bombyx mori chromosome 21, ASM3026992v2 DNA encoding:
- the LOC101737692 gene encoding beta-ureidopropionase, whose translation is MASAELTSLDEVISNSLKGKELEEFNRIHYGRIDQCALFISSVAAQKAASNGFEIKAYDFPARKEECRKPRIVRLGLIQHSIAISTDNPITQQRLAIFEKVQKIISAAAAEQVNILCLQEAWNMPFAFCTREKQPWCDFAEPVLTGPSTVFLAELAVKYDMVIISPILERDDIHGDTIWNTAVVINEFGKVIGKHRKNHIPRVGDFNESTYYFEGNTGHPVFETKYGKVAINICYGRHHPLNWLMFGINGAEIVFNPSATVSGLSEHLWAVEARNAAIANSYYTCAINRVGTESFPNEFTSGDGKPAHKDFGHFYGSSYVTAPDGSRTPGLSRIKDGLLIAQVDLNLCRQIKDKWGFTMTQRLDLYAQSLNEAIKHDYVPQVVHK
- the LOC134200914 gene encoding uncharacterized protein LOC134200914 produces the protein MGLVRGVPTEWSPEDIMQNTNVPIGCGEILKIRRLNYKVMINNTPTWKPSQTVVFTFDGQVLPKRVFMCYNSMPVKLYIYPTIQCFNCCRFGHTKVQCRSKPRCFKCGQGHTGDTCNVEEDCVSCCLCSGLHFASSKKCPEYVRQTDIKVTMAENSLSYIEASKLHPPISKSFADIVSSLPTKSVPGGNTVLPGSPSSRTISYKKTVFTKPRTPPQHSKGFDHVAHESLVRDYNMPEPSNGCALPSSSNANSQQTIAELITILIKLLSEPNLSIPSHAANLIRTYTNINNGQHGQVSSMELPQYYKQKA
- the LOC733143 gene encoding eukaryotic translation initiation factor 2 subunit 2: MDDDMIFDPSLKKKKKKKTGFDLEAALAGEQGESTSMETPADTGDVDAPEDDNLDLDNFGKKKKKKKKTFFNLGELENALPETPPTEEPEAQEDEVMDDLDLDIDFTKTKKKKRKKDKNVDELVTEEDVRGEDQENVEDEHGEWVGSDHDYSYDELLERVFDIMREKNPSMVSGKKQKFIMRPPQVVRIGTKKTSFANFTEICKTLHRQAKHLLDFLLAELGTSGSVDGNSQLIIKGRFQQKQIENVLRRYIKEYVTCHTCRSPDTILQKDTRLFFLQCETCGSRCSVASIKSGFQAVTGKRAAIRAKTA